Proteins encoded together in one Etheostoma cragini isolate CJK2018 chromosome 11, CSU_Ecrag_1.0, whole genome shotgun sequence window:
- the dbi gene encoding acyl-CoA-binding protein: MWGRSVFGSSCMPGTLVDFIPHRPNPSSQSDPFLTMAELQAKFDAAAAEVKQLKAKPADEEMLQVYSLFKQATVGDVNAGRPGMFDFTGKAKWDAWEKQKGKSKEDAMAEYVSLVEQLKEKYGI; encoded by the exons ATGTGGGGTCGCTCCGTGTTCGGCAGCAGTTGCATGCCGGGAACTTTAGTGGACTTCATTCCCCATCGTCCCAATCCGTCTAGTCAGTCAGATCCCTTTCTAACCATGGCGGAGCTCCAG GCTAAGTTTGATGCTGCAGCAGCTGAGGTGAAGCAGCTGAAGGCCAAGCCAGCCGATGAAGAGATGCTGCAGGTCTACTCGTTGTTCAAGCAGGCCACTGTCGGGGATGTCAACGCAG gtcgtCCAGGGATGTTTGATTTTACCGGTAAAGCCAAATGGGATGCCTGGGAGAAGCAGAAAG GCAAGAGCAAAGAGGATGCCATGGCGGAGTACGTCAGCCTGGTGGAGCAGCTGAAGGAGAAGTATGGAATCTAA